The Xenopus laevis strain J_2021 chromosome 5L, Xenopus_laevis_v10.1, whole genome shotgun sequence genome has a segment encoding these proteins:
- the cldn1.L gene encoding claudin-1 — MANAGLQLLGFALACLGWIGFIVCIAIPQWKMSSFAGDAIITAQITYEGLWMSCVMQSTGQMQCKSFDSLLKMDSTMQATRALMICGILVGFFAMCIAAVGMKCLTCLQDDEVKKAKVGVVGGALFIVAGLCVLIATSWYGNKIAKDFYNVFTPTNSKYEFGPALFIGWAGAALAILGGALLCCSCPRRETSYPPPRSYNKSAPPAGKDYV; from the exons ATGGCCAACGCAGGCTTGCAACTTTTAGGATTCGCCTTAGCTTGTCTGGGCTGGATTGGGTTTATAGTATGTATTGCAATCCCTCAATGGAAAATGTCATCGTTTGCTGGGGATGCCATTATCACAGCACAGATAACCTATGAAGGACTCTGGATGTCTTGTGTAATGCAGAGCACAGGGCAGATGCagtgtaaatcctttgactcatTGCTGAAGATGGACA GCACTATGCAGGCCACCCGAGCACTGATGATCTGTGGGATTCTTGTTGGTTTCTTTGCAATGTGTATTGCTGCAGTAGGGATGAAATGCTTGACATGTCTTCAAGATGATGAAGTAAAGAAGGCAAAGGTTGGAGTAGTGGGTGGAGCACTCTTCATTGTTGCTG GTCTCTGTGTTTTGATAGCAACAAGCTGGTATGGAAATAAAATCGCAAAGGATTTTTACAATGTGTTCACACCAACCAATTCTAA ATATGAGTTTGGTCCTGCCTTATTTATTGGATGGGCTGGGGCTGCACTGGCAATCCTTGGAGGTGCCTTGCTCTGCTGCTCTTGTCCCAGAAGAGAGACTTCCTACCCACCACCAAGAAGCTACAATAAAAGTGCACCACCTGCTGGAAAAGATTACGTGTAA